In Zingiber officinale cultivar Zhangliang chromosome 1A, Zo_v1.1, whole genome shotgun sequence, a genomic segment contains:
- the LOC122020212 gene encoding plastid division protein PDV1-like isoform X1: MKWEMEMEEVEAVLERIWDLHDKISDAIHANSRAHFLRSVKGCRGGRDLPPLVASAVDGGGDGVGKGGFVYVKDFRVDGEEEGSGIAEARSLNAIRSALENLEDELEFFHIVQSQQRAERDAAITRLEQSRVILAMRLADHRGKRYKVIEDALAFVGDVHDMGQFLRPESQLGENLEGREKKPSMFMQAFLSSFAAAERSIRLVGFQGILANAAIFAVSMLAFLQLNQVACNGGNTQTRDPTSYRKRNERKCLLLDKSSTGSQSKHLDVTFARG, from the exons ATGAAATGGGAGATGGAGATGGAGGAGGTGGAGGCAGTTCTGGAGCGGATCTGGGATCTCCATGACAAGATCAGCGACGCCATCCATGCCAACTCTCGCGCGCACTTCCTCCGCTCGGTTAAAGGCTGCCGCGGAGGGAGGGACCTGCCGCCTCTGGTAGCTTCGGCGGTGGATGGAGGAGGGGATGGGGTTGGGAAGGGCGGTTTCGTCTACGTCAAGGATTTTAGGGTGGACGGCGAGGAAGAAGGCTCGGGGATAGCGGAAGCCAGGAGTCTCAACGCCATTCGCTCCGCGCTGGAGAACCTCGAGGACGAGCTCGAATTCTTTCAT ATTGTACAATCACAACAGCGTGCTGAACGAGATGCTGCGATAACACGATTAGAACAAAGCCGAGTCATTCTTGCCATGAGATTGGCTGATCATCGTGGAAAGAGGTATAAAGTCATTGAAGATGCTCTGGCGTTTGTTGGTGATGTGCATGATATGGGTCAATTTCTCAGACCAGAGAGCCAGTTGGGTGAGAATTTGGAAGGGCGTGAGAAGAAACCTAGCATGTTTATGCAGGCGTTCTTATCAAGCTTCGCTGCAGCGGAAAGGTCGATCAGATTGGTGGGTTTTCAAGGCATTTTAGCAAATGCAGCTATTTTTGCCGTAAGTATGCTTGCTTTTCTGCAGCTCAATCAAGTTGCTTGTAACGGTGGAAACACACAGACACGAGATCCGACATCCTACAGGAAGAGAAATGAAAGAAAATGTTTGCTTTTGGATAAATCTTCTACGGGGAGCCAATCGAAGCATCTCGATGTTACGTTCGCCAGGGGATAG
- the LOC122020212 gene encoding plastid division protein PDV1-like isoform X4, which yields MKWEMEMEEVEAVLERIWDLHDKISDAIHANSRAHFLRSVKGCRGGRDLPPLVASAVDGGGDGVGKGGFVYVKDFRVDGEEEGSGIAEARSLNAIRSALENLEDELEFFHIVQSQQRAERDAAITRLEQSRVILAMRLADHRGKRPESQLGENLEGREKKPSMFMQAFLSSFAAAERSIRLLNQVACNGGNTQTRDPTSYRKRNERKCLLLDKSSTGSQSKHLDVTFARG from the exons ATGAAATGGGAGATGGAGATGGAGGAGGTGGAGGCAGTTCTGGAGCGGATCTGGGATCTCCATGACAAGATCAGCGACGCCATCCATGCCAACTCTCGCGCGCACTTCCTCCGCTCGGTTAAAGGCTGCCGCGGAGGGAGGGACCTGCCGCCTCTGGTAGCTTCGGCGGTGGATGGAGGAGGGGATGGGGTTGGGAAGGGCGGTTTCGTCTACGTCAAGGATTTTAGGGTGGACGGCGAGGAAGAAGGCTCGGGGATAGCGGAAGCCAGGAGTCTCAACGCCATTCGCTCCGCGCTGGAGAACCTCGAGGACGAGCTCGAATTCTTTCAT ATTGTACAATCACAACAGCGTGCTGAACGAGATGCTGCGATAACACGATTAGAACAAAGCCGAGTCATTCTTGCCATGAGATTGGCTGATCATCGTGGAAAGAG ACCAGAGAGCCAGTTGGGTGAGAATTTGGAAGGGCGTGAGAAGAAACCTAGCATGTTTATGCAGGCGTTCTTATCAAGCTTCGCTGCAGCGGAAAGGTCGATCAGATTG CTCAATCAAGTTGCTTGTAACGGTGGAAACACACAGACACGAGATCCGACATCCTACAGGAAGAGAAATGAAAGAAAATGTTTGCTTTTGGATAAATCTTCTACGGGGAGCCAATCGAAGCATCTCGATGTTACGTTCGCCAGGGGATAG
- the LOC122020212 gene encoding plastid division protein PDV1-like isoform X2 produces the protein MKWEMEMEEVEAVLERIWDLHDKISDAIHANSRAHFLRSVKGCRGGRDLPPLVASAVDGGGDGVGKGGFVYVKDFRVDGEEEGSGIAEARSLNAIRSALENLEDELEFFHIVQSQQRAERDAAITRLEQSRVILAMRLADHRGKRPESQLGENLEGREKKPSMFMQAFLSSFAAAERSIRLVGFQGILANAAIFAVSMLAFLQLNQVACNGGNTQTRDPTSYRKRNERKCLLLDKSSTGSQSKHLDVTFARG, from the exons ATGAAATGGGAGATGGAGATGGAGGAGGTGGAGGCAGTTCTGGAGCGGATCTGGGATCTCCATGACAAGATCAGCGACGCCATCCATGCCAACTCTCGCGCGCACTTCCTCCGCTCGGTTAAAGGCTGCCGCGGAGGGAGGGACCTGCCGCCTCTGGTAGCTTCGGCGGTGGATGGAGGAGGGGATGGGGTTGGGAAGGGCGGTTTCGTCTACGTCAAGGATTTTAGGGTGGACGGCGAGGAAGAAGGCTCGGGGATAGCGGAAGCCAGGAGTCTCAACGCCATTCGCTCCGCGCTGGAGAACCTCGAGGACGAGCTCGAATTCTTTCAT ATTGTACAATCACAACAGCGTGCTGAACGAGATGCTGCGATAACACGATTAGAACAAAGCCGAGTCATTCTTGCCATGAGATTGGCTGATCATCGTGGAAAGAG ACCAGAGAGCCAGTTGGGTGAGAATTTGGAAGGGCGTGAGAAGAAACCTAGCATGTTTATGCAGGCGTTCTTATCAAGCTTCGCTGCAGCGGAAAGGTCGATCAGATTGGTGGGTTTTCAAGGCATTTTAGCAAATGCAGCTATTTTTGCCGTAAGTATGCTTGCTTTTCTGCAGCTCAATCAAGTTGCTTGTAACGGTGGAAACACACAGACACGAGATCCGACATCCTACAGGAAGAGAAATGAAAGAAAATGTTTGCTTTTGGATAAATCTTCTACGGGGAGCCAATCGAAGCATCTCGATGTTACGTTCGCCAGGGGATAG
- the LOC122020212 gene encoding plastid division protein PDV1-like isoform X3 — protein MKWEMEMEEVEAVLERIWDLHDKISDAIHANSRAHFLRSVKGCRGGRDLPPLVASAVDGGGDGVGKGGFVYVKDFRVDGEEEGSGIAEARSLNAIRSALENLEDELEFFHIVQSQQRAERDAAITRLEQSRVILAMRLADHRGKRYKVIEDALAFVGDVHDMGQFLRPESQLGENLEGREKKPSMFMQAFLSSFAAAERSIRLLNQVACNGGNTQTRDPTSYRKRNERKCLLLDKSSTGSQSKHLDVTFARG, from the exons ATGAAATGGGAGATGGAGATGGAGGAGGTGGAGGCAGTTCTGGAGCGGATCTGGGATCTCCATGACAAGATCAGCGACGCCATCCATGCCAACTCTCGCGCGCACTTCCTCCGCTCGGTTAAAGGCTGCCGCGGAGGGAGGGACCTGCCGCCTCTGGTAGCTTCGGCGGTGGATGGAGGAGGGGATGGGGTTGGGAAGGGCGGTTTCGTCTACGTCAAGGATTTTAGGGTGGACGGCGAGGAAGAAGGCTCGGGGATAGCGGAAGCCAGGAGTCTCAACGCCATTCGCTCCGCGCTGGAGAACCTCGAGGACGAGCTCGAATTCTTTCAT ATTGTACAATCACAACAGCGTGCTGAACGAGATGCTGCGATAACACGATTAGAACAAAGCCGAGTCATTCTTGCCATGAGATTGGCTGATCATCGTGGAAAGAGGTATAAAGTCATTGAAGATGCTCTGGCGTTTGTTGGTGATGTGCATGATATGGGTCAATTTCTCAGACCAGAGAGCCAGTTGGGTGAGAATTTGGAAGGGCGTGAGAAGAAACCTAGCATGTTTATGCAGGCGTTCTTATCAAGCTTCGCTGCAGCGGAAAGGTCGATCAGATTG CTCAATCAAGTTGCTTGTAACGGTGGAAACACACAGACACGAGATCCGACATCCTACAGGAAGAGAAATGAAAGAAAATGTTTGCTTTTGGATAAATCTTCTACGGGGAGCCAATCGAAGCATCTCGATGTTACGTTCGCCAGGGGATAG